In Sebastes fasciatus isolate fSebFas1 chromosome 15, fSebFas1.pri, whole genome shotgun sequence, a genomic segment contains:
- the ahi1 gene encoding jouberin, translating to MPVGESEDRAKTRERFNEVFKKYSGSEKKTLKKKNTETQETIVLQNLKKNLNLEKDTEDNETILQNTYDPEQGSPRYTKNKRRERETVEKVNINNSRNQEETPTSKGKRKSKRELPSLPVPEDTTSYIQKDADASKSEIALEPDDVGGAKESKRKSKKGKGKGDTEDKAKSRVEDAEDKLLHQYQQQIAQEEERTLKKTSAKTGEESVVSQNVLLNNDVGKKKKKKLKSVITQSEERDEDEDTDQDADVDNETESKGKKKKKKKKHVVNEESETEAEVPPKRTFDDSLVLGVYVHRTDRLKSDLLISHPMVKIHVVDENTGQYVKKEDCHRPVSSFYEQENVDHILPIMTQPFDFKKNKSIIPEWQEQIIFNERFGYFVQQNSESPRVVLFFEILDFITMEEARANVDVDKHERGFRKIAWAFLKLVGTNGVLNIDSKLRLQLFCPPARAKRQPKTIEVVEWWKLLRNKYGSTLYVTVKGIKLPEHVDPGIRSMMALQEERGSTSYSELQNEVTKRSLTQPLDNKPPALRWNRLPGQVCRIPNKSLHSFHGGHMGCFTVLFSHTGTMLAAACADRDAFPVIVYEIPSGQVLAAFSGHLKIVYDLCWSRDDRSLLSASSDGTVKEWNVERLQGTARKVLPHPCFVYCAQYHPTAQNMVVTGGYDALLRVWRLDVDDVNGQLLQEFEGHDGFINSVCFDFEGRRMFSADNRGLILVWKTTVNDSKRRQLCHRWCIEKKIDESDLSGVPINMLQLHPNGRCLLIHAKDSVLRMMDLRILALKKYTGATNYRERIYSTFTPCGTFIFSGSEDGMAYVWNTDTGDQVAVYSELCYRSALHGVAFHPHENMVAFSAFGQSQPVRVYRYDGKVSQLEVHNIKATSRSASADTRTFRNTPDPQALQDTSVASTMDQFAQATRLALKMQSVKEQLDSVLEPHQRSSTSGYMYEQDKMSITHTGRSFTIDSGMTGLNASLPPPSRLSPHSQLQFSGSLAEQFIPQAALSTQHRGFSPVGQRLKGASSFRLQTSLPDHISSGFHVESESDPVQQVVVSLHDYRANRSDELTTRRGDVIQVLYKDNDNWWFGRLANGQQGYFLAAYVADQRDFSEDATHAAMSEGTVERSTPTRVSAAISSSGELRFLSEPTLSDTEPELMNARTRRKKKVKKLGVLAPSSQATFSDADAPALTSSRRRGRSADRPLPKRPTGRTNGAFEPDT from the exons ATGCCTGTAG GTGAGAGTGAAGACCGGGCAAAGACCCGAGAAAGATTCAACGAAGTCTTCAAGAAATACTCTGGATCAGAGAAGAAAAcgttgaaaaagaaaaacactgaaactCAGGAGACTATTGTG CTTCAGAATCTAAAAAAGAACCTCAACCTTGAGAAGGACACAGAAGATAATGAGACCATCCTCCAGAACACATATGACCCCGAACAGGGCAGCCCTCGCTACACCAAGAATAAACGAAGAGAGCGGGAAACAGTGGAAAAGGTTAATATCAACAACAGTAGGAACCAAGAGGAAACTCCAACGTCAAAAGGCAAGAGGAAAAGCAAGAGGGAGCTTCCTTCCCTCCCTGTACCTGAGGATACCACAAGCTACATCCAGAAGGATGCTGATGCTTCCAAATCTGAGATTGCTTTGGAGCCAGACGATGTAGGTGGTGCAAAGGAGTCAAAGCGAAAAAGTAAGAAGGGGAAAGGCAAAGGAGATACAGAGGACAAGGCAAAGAGTCGGGTGGAGGATGCAGAGGACAAACTGCTGCATCAATACCAGCAGCAGATtgcacaggaggaggagaggactttAAAGAAGACAAGCGCCAAGACTGGGGAAGAGAGTGTTGTCTCCCAAAACGTTTTGCTGAATAATGATGttggaaagaagaaaaagaaaaagttgaaATCTGTAATCACACAGTCGGAAGAAAG ggatgaagatgaagataccGACCAGGATGCTGATGTGGACAACGAAACAGAATCCaagggaaagaagaaaaagaagaagaaaaaacatg tTGTCAATGAAGAGAGTGAAACTGAGGCAGAAGTACCACCGAAACGAACATTTGATGACAGCCTTGTGCTGGGAGTGTACGTCCACAGAACGGATCGCCTCAAGTCGGACCTGCTGATCTCACACCCCATGGTGAAGATACATGTTGTCGATGAAAACACTGGACAGTACGTGAAGAAAGAAGACTG CCATCGACCAGTCTCCTCGTTTTATGAGCAAGAGAACGTCGACCACATCCTCCCCATCATGACTCAACCTTTTGACTTCAAGAAGAACAAATCGATCATCCCTGAGTGGCAGGAACAGATCATCTTCAACGAACGCTTTGGTTACTTTGTTCAACAAAACAGTGAAAGCCCCAGAGTTGTACTCTTCtttgaa ATCCTGGACTTCATAACCATGGAAGAAGCGAGAGCAAATGTTGATGTTGACAAGCACGAGCGAGGATTCAGAAAGATTGCATGGGCATTCCTCAAG CTTGTAGGCACGAATGGTGTGCTGAATATCGACAGTAAACTTCGCCTCCAGCTCTTCTGCCCTCCAGCTCGGGCAAAGAGACAACCTAAAACGATTGAGGTGGTCGAGTGGTGGAAGCTCCTCCGAAACAAATACGGATCCACCCTTTATGTTACGGTGAAAGGCATTAAACTCCCTGAGCAT GTGGACCCCGGTATTCGGTCCATGATGGCGCTGCAGGAGGAGAGGGGCAGCACCTCCTACAGTGAGCTACAGAATGAGGTCACCAAGAGGAGCCTGACTCAGCCTCTAGACAACAAACCACCAGCCTTGAGATGGAACAGGCTGCCTGGACAG GTCTGTCGGATTCCTAACAAGTCCTTGCACTCATTCCATGGTGGTCATATGGGCTGCTTCACAGTGCTCTTCTCTCATACCGGGACGATGCTGGCTGCTGCTTGTGCTGACAGAGATGCTTTCCCTGTGATAG tgtATGAGATTCCCTCTGGCCAGGTTCTGGCTGCCTTCAGTGGCCATCTCAAAATAGTCTATGATCTCTGTTGGTCCAGAGACGATCGCAGCCTTTTGTCGGCCTCCTCTGATGGAACTGTCAA GGAGTGGAACGTGGAGAGGCTCCAGGGAACGGCCAGGAAGGTGCTCCCTCATCCATGCTTCGTATACTGTGCTCAGTACCACCCCACAGCCCAGAACATGGTGGTGACGGGGGGCTACGACGCTCTGCTACGAGTGTGGAGGCTCGACGTCGATGACGTGAACGGCCAGCTGCTGCAGGAGTTTGAGGGTCACGACGGTTTCATCAACTCCgtttgttttgactttgaaG GAAGGAGAATGTTCTCTGCAGACAACAGAGGCCTCATCCTCGTGTGGAAAACTACAGTAAACGACAGCAAGCGGCGTCAGCTATGTCATCGCTGGTGCATAGAGAAG AAAATAGATGAGAGCGACCTCAGTGGCGTCCCCATCAACATGCTGCAGCTGCATCCAAACGGGCGGTGCCTGCTCATCCACGCCAAGGACAGCGTCCTGAGGATGATGGACTTGagaat CCTGGCTTTAAAGAAGTACACCggagccacaaactacagagaGAGGATCTATAGCACTTTCACGCCCTGTGGGACCTTCATCTTCTCTGGCAGCGAGGATGGGATGGCTTATGTCTGGAATACAGACACAG GTGACCAAGTTGCTGTCTACTCTGAGCTTTGTTACCGCTCTGCTCTCCACGGCGTGGCCTTCCACCCTCACGAGAACATGGTCGCTTTCAGTGCCTTCGGTCAGAGCCAGCCTGTCCGCGTGTACCGCTACGATGGCAAAG TTTCCCAGCTGGAGGTGCACAATATAAAAGCTACGAGCAGATCAGCGTCTGCAGACACCAGAACCTTCAGAAACACACCGGACCCGCAAGCGTTACAGGACACATCTGTTGCTTCAACCATGGATCAGTTCGCCCAAGCAACAAGACTTGCATTGAAAATGCAGTCTGTTAAGGAGCAACTGGATTCAGTACTT GAGCCACATCAGAGGTCTTCAACTTCTGGATACATGTATGAGCaag ACAAAATGAGCATTACTCACACAGGGAGGAGCTTCACAATAGATTCCGGCATG ACGGGATTAAATGCGTCGTTGCCACCTCCATCTCGCCTGTCGCCGCACTCCCAGCTGCAGTTCTCTGGCTCTCTGGCGGAGCAGTTTATCCCCCAGGCAGCTCTGAGCACCCAACACC GCGGGTTCAGTCCAGTCGGCCAGCGTCTAAAAGGAGCTTCATCTTTCCGGCTACAGACG agCCTTCCTGACCACATCTCTTCAGGCTTCCACGTCGAATCAGAATCTGACCCCGTTCAACAAGTA GTTGTCTCGCTCCATGACTACAGAGCTAATCGGTCTGATGAGCTGACAACACGCCGCGGTGATGTCATCCAAGTGCTGTACAAAGACAATGACAACTGGTGGTTTGGGCGTCTGGCCAATGGGCAGCAGGGATATTTTCTCGCTGCTTATGTAGCTGATCAGA GAGATTTCAGTGAAGATGCGACTCACGCAGCCATGTCTGAAGGGACGGTTGAGAGGTCAACACCAACCAGG
- the map7a gene encoding ensconsin isoform X2 — MPGSKPSMAVQKKHSDVPPSQGPLSTRTIESQKKRNGSERTGDNGGQIKPNLQAKKTACSVNKAAQICNTATPRAAAVANGANIDERLKAARERREEHQKLLVSREQGRVEREQRARQYYEQQLQERKKKLQDQRLKEEMKRSAVEGKRKQKLKEEKERYESAVRRTVEKSQRAQNGLGQNSRGRKLTKNVPRRLPLTTWEKNLVSRLLTPTCSYLARSKSAACQSGEEVSFHSMNSTTTTTTTTTTPPKPQRQSGPVHPRPSASPSPNNRQQRSVNLAQIKTARQQDANKKNSITRSPAVKTSVKPAKVKQSRTTSPSPERTPRKTISRHSTPLQIELPSVPEEDVTICTSALSPGNSRPVRTSAEGQSEIMRDENPPEAPCSVLPHKETAAVTTTAGHGEAPPHPAPQPPEVMSRPSAGTTDRVEASRLLAEKRREARLQREREDQERLQREEAERRSREELERKRAEERARQQAEAQRLIEEKMRREEEEQRKAEEERAQAMMEAALLQKQREEEQAKEMAKAEQIKQEREIVAQKEEAARQVRKKRLEEIMRRTRRTDSPDTKSAPVRILPNEARPKENTEPVHNGTTEDAVKLLVGTKTSQLGLNNEEDMVPVVAFKERRSLRTLTGLEEIQTHQRAEVI, encoded by the exons ATGCCAGGCTCAAAACCAAGCATGGCTGTGCAGAAGAAACACAGTGACGTCCCTCCATCGCAGGGACCACTTTCTACACGTACCATCGAGAGCCAGAAGAAGAGGAATGGATCTGAAAGAACAGGAG ACAATGGTGGTCAGATCAAACCAAATCTACAGGCAAAGAAAACAGCCTGTTCTGTCAACAAGGCTGCCCAAATCTGCAACACAGCCACTCCACGGGCCGCTGCAG TGGCCAATGGAGCAAATATTGATGAGAGGCTGAAAGCAGCACGGGAAAGAAGAGAGGAGCACCAGAAGTTACTTG tcTCTCGGGAGCAGGGCAGGGTGGAGCGGGAGCAGCGCGCCAGGCAATACTATGAACAACAACTGCAGGAGCGCAAGAAGAAACTCCAGGACCAGAGGCTCAAAGAGGAGATGAAGCGCTCTGCCGTGGAGGGGAAGCGCAAGCAGAAACTGAAGGAGGAGAAA GAGCGATATGAATCTGCAGTGCGTAGGACGGTGGAAAAGAGCCAAAGGGCCCAAAACGGCCTCGGCCAAAACTCAAGAGGAAGGAAGCTCACCAAGAACG TTCCACGTCGCTTGCCACTGACAACATGGGAGAAGAACTTGGTCAGTCGCCTGCTTACCCCCACATGCTCTTATCTGGCCAGGAGCAAGAGTGCTGCTTGTCAGTCAGGAGAAGAAG TTTCATTCCACTCCATGAattccaccaccaccaccaccaccaccaccaccacccctcccaaACCCCAGCGCCAGTCTGGTCCAGTCCACCCCAGGCCATCTGCCTCCCCGAGTcccaacaacagacagcagagaAGCGTCAATCTGGCACAG ATCAAAACAGCGAGACAGCAAGACGCTAATAAGAAGAACTCAATTACTAGATCACCTGCCGTCAAAACCAGTGTGAAACCAGCCAAAGTTAAACAAAGCAGAACAACCTCCCCCTCACCTGAACG GACCCCCCGAAAAACAATCAGCAGACACTCAACCCCGCTGCAGATCGAGCTCCCATCGGTCCCCGAGGAAGATGTTACCATTTGTACTTCTGCCCTCTCTCCTGGTAACTCGAGGCCTGTCAGGACATCAGCTGAAGGTCAGAGTGAGATAATGAGGGATGAAAATCCACCAGAGGCTCCATGTTCGGTCCTGCCCCACAAAGAGACGGCAGCTGTAACCACAACAGCAGGACATGGAG AAGCGCCTCCTCATCCAGCTCCACAGCCTCCTGAAGTCATGAGTAGACCTTCAGCCGGGACTACAGACCGAGTGGAGGCCTCACGTCTCCTGGCTGAAAAGAGAAGAGAGGCCCGACTACAACGGGAGAGAGAGGACCAGGAGCGTCTGCAAAGAGAGGAGGCCGAACG GCGGAGTCGTGAGGAACTGGAGCGCAAGAGGGCAGAGGAACGAGCGCGACAGCAGGCCGAAGCTCAGCGTCTCATAGAGGAGAagatgaggagggaggaagaggagcagaggaaaGCTGAGGAAGAGAGAGCTCAGGCTATGATGGAAGCCGCCCTTCTGCAGAAACAG agagaggaggaacaagCCAAAGAGATGGCAAAAGCAGAGCAGATCAAACAAGAGCGAGAAATCGTCGCTCAGAAAGAGGAGGCAGCACGCCAAGTCAGAAAAAAG CGACTGGAGGAGATCATGCGGAGAACCAGAAGGACAGATTCTCCTGATACG aaatCTGCACCAGTGAGGATTTTGCCAAATGAAGCCCGACCAAAGGAAAACACAGAGCCTGTGCACAACGGCACTACAGAAGACGCCGTCAAGCTGCTGGTGGGGACGAAGACCTCACAGCTGGGGCTGAACAACGAGGAAGACATGGTACCTGTTGTGGCCTTCAAAGAACGCAGGTCCCTCAGGACTCTCACAGGCCTCGAGGAGATCCAGACCCACCAACGAGcag AGGTCATCTGA
- the map7a gene encoding ensconsin isoform X1 — MPGSKPSMAVQKKHSDVPPSQGPLSTRTIESQKKRNGSERTGDNGGQIKPNLQAKKTACSVNKAAQICNTATPRAAAVANGANIDERLKAARERREEHQKLLVSREQGRVEREQRARQYYEQQLQERKKKLQDQRLKEEMKRSAVEGKRKQKLKEEKERYESAVRRTVEKSQRAQNGLGQNSRGRKLTKNVPRRLPLTTWEKNLVSRLLTPTCSYLARSKSAACQSGEEVVHICRRAVSFHSMNSTTTTTTTTTTPPKPQRQSGPVHPRPSASPSPNNRQQRSVNLAQIKTARQQDANKKNSITRSPAVKTSVKPAKVKQSRTTSPSPERTPRKTISRHSTPLQIELPSVPEEDVTICTSALSPGNSRPVRTSAEGQSEIMRDENPPEAPCSVLPHKETAAVTTTAGHGEAPPHPAPQPPEVMSRPSAGTTDRVEASRLLAEKRREARLQREREDQERLQREEAERRSREELERKRAEERARQQAEAQRLIEEKMRREEEEQRKAEEERAQAMMEAALLQKQREEEQAKEMAKAEQIKQEREIVAQKEEAARQVRKKRLEEIMRRTRRTDSPDTKSAPVRILPNEARPKENTEPVHNGTTEDAVKLLVGTKTSQLGLNNEEDMVPVVAFKERRSLRTLTGLEEIQTHQRAEVI, encoded by the exons ATGCCAGGCTCAAAACCAAGCATGGCTGTGCAGAAGAAACACAGTGACGTCCCTCCATCGCAGGGACCACTTTCTACACGTACCATCGAGAGCCAGAAGAAGAGGAATGGATCTGAAAGAACAGGAG ACAATGGTGGTCAGATCAAACCAAATCTACAGGCAAAGAAAACAGCCTGTTCTGTCAACAAGGCTGCCCAAATCTGCAACACAGCCACTCCACGGGCCGCTGCAG TGGCCAATGGAGCAAATATTGATGAGAGGCTGAAAGCAGCACGGGAAAGAAGAGAGGAGCACCAGAAGTTACTTG tcTCTCGGGAGCAGGGCAGGGTGGAGCGGGAGCAGCGCGCCAGGCAATACTATGAACAACAACTGCAGGAGCGCAAGAAGAAACTCCAGGACCAGAGGCTCAAAGAGGAGATGAAGCGCTCTGCCGTGGAGGGGAAGCGCAAGCAGAAACTGAAGGAGGAGAAA GAGCGATATGAATCTGCAGTGCGTAGGACGGTGGAAAAGAGCCAAAGGGCCCAAAACGGCCTCGGCCAAAACTCAAGAGGAAGGAAGCTCACCAAGAACG TTCCACGTCGCTTGCCACTGACAACATGGGAGAAGAACTTGGTCAGTCGCCTGCTTACCCCCACATGCTCTTATCTGGCCAGGAGCAAGAGTGCTGCTTGTCAGTCAGGAGAAGAAG TTGTCCATATTTGTCGCCGTGCAGTTTCATTCCACTCCATGAattccaccaccaccaccaccaccaccaccaccacccctcccaaACCCCAGCGCCAGTCTGGTCCAGTCCACCCCAGGCCATCTGCCTCCCCGAGTcccaacaacagacagcagagaAGCGTCAATCTGGCACAG ATCAAAACAGCGAGACAGCAAGACGCTAATAAGAAGAACTCAATTACTAGATCACCTGCCGTCAAAACCAGTGTGAAACCAGCCAAAGTTAAACAAAGCAGAACAACCTCCCCCTCACCTGAACG GACCCCCCGAAAAACAATCAGCAGACACTCAACCCCGCTGCAGATCGAGCTCCCATCGGTCCCCGAGGAAGATGTTACCATTTGTACTTCTGCCCTCTCTCCTGGTAACTCGAGGCCTGTCAGGACATCAGCTGAAGGTCAGAGTGAGATAATGAGGGATGAAAATCCACCAGAGGCTCCATGTTCGGTCCTGCCCCACAAAGAGACGGCAGCTGTAACCACAACAGCAGGACATGGAG AAGCGCCTCCTCATCCAGCTCCACAGCCTCCTGAAGTCATGAGTAGACCTTCAGCCGGGACTACAGACCGAGTGGAGGCCTCACGTCTCCTGGCTGAAAAGAGAAGAGAGGCCCGACTACAACGGGAGAGAGAGGACCAGGAGCGTCTGCAAAGAGAGGAGGCCGAACG GCGGAGTCGTGAGGAACTGGAGCGCAAGAGGGCAGAGGAACGAGCGCGACAGCAGGCCGAAGCTCAGCGTCTCATAGAGGAGAagatgaggagggaggaagaggagcagaggaaaGCTGAGGAAGAGAGAGCTCAGGCTATGATGGAAGCCGCCCTTCTGCAGAAACAG agagaggaggaacaagCCAAAGAGATGGCAAAAGCAGAGCAGATCAAACAAGAGCGAGAAATCGTCGCTCAGAAAGAGGAGGCAGCACGCCAAGTCAGAAAAAAG CGACTGGAGGAGATCATGCGGAGAACCAGAAGGACAGATTCTCCTGATACG aaatCTGCACCAGTGAGGATTTTGCCAAATGAAGCCCGACCAAAGGAAAACACAGAGCCTGTGCACAACGGCACTACAGAAGACGCCGTCAAGCTGCTGGTGGGGACGAAGACCTCACAGCTGGGGCTGAACAACGAGGAAGACATGGTACCTGTTGTGGCCTTCAAAGAACGCAGGTCCCTCAGGACTCTCACAGGCCTCGAGGAGATCCAGACCCACCAACGAGcag AGGTCATCTGA
- the map7a gene encoding uncharacterized protein map7a isoform X3, which translates to MPGSKPSMAVQKKHSDVPPSQGPLSTRTIESQKKRNGSERTGDNGGQIKPNLQAKKTACSVNKAAQICNTATPRAAAVANGANIDERLKAARERREEHQKLLVSREQGRVEREQRARQYYEQQLQERKKKLQDQRLKEEMKRSAVEGKRKQKLKEEKERYESAVRRTVEKSQRAQNGLGQNSRGRKLTKNVSFHSMNSTTTTTTTTTTPPKPQRQSGPVHPRPSASPSPNNRQQRSVNLAQIKTARQQDANKKNSITRSPAVKTSVKPAKVKQSRTTSPSPERTPRKTISRHSTPLQIELPSVPEEDVTICTSALSPGNSRPVRTSAEGQSEIMRDENPPEAPCSVLPHKETAAVTTTAGHGEAPPHPAPQPPEVMSRPSAGTTDRVEASRLLAEKRREARLQREREDQERLQREEAERRSREELERKRAEERARQQAEAQRLIEEKMRREEEEQRKAEEERAQAMMEAALLQKQREEEQAKEMAKAEQIKQEREIVAQKEEAARQVRKKRLEEIMRRTRRTDSPDTKSAPVRILPNEARPKENTEPVHNGTTEDAVKLLVGTKTSQLGLNNEEDMVPVVAFKERRSLRTLTGLEEIQTHQRAEVI; encoded by the exons ATGCCAGGCTCAAAACCAAGCATGGCTGTGCAGAAGAAACACAGTGACGTCCCTCCATCGCAGGGACCACTTTCTACACGTACCATCGAGAGCCAGAAGAAGAGGAATGGATCTGAAAGAACAGGAG ACAATGGTGGTCAGATCAAACCAAATCTACAGGCAAAGAAAACAGCCTGTTCTGTCAACAAGGCTGCCCAAATCTGCAACACAGCCACTCCACGGGCCGCTGCAG TGGCCAATGGAGCAAATATTGATGAGAGGCTGAAAGCAGCACGGGAAAGAAGAGAGGAGCACCAGAAGTTACTTG tcTCTCGGGAGCAGGGCAGGGTGGAGCGGGAGCAGCGCGCCAGGCAATACTATGAACAACAACTGCAGGAGCGCAAGAAGAAACTCCAGGACCAGAGGCTCAAAGAGGAGATGAAGCGCTCTGCCGTGGAGGGGAAGCGCAAGCAGAAACTGAAGGAGGAGAAA GAGCGATATGAATCTGCAGTGCGTAGGACGGTGGAAAAGAGCCAAAGGGCCCAAAACGGCCTCGGCCAAAACTCAAGAGGAAGGAAGCTCACCAAGAACG TTTCATTCCACTCCATGAattccaccaccaccaccaccaccaccaccaccacccctcccaaACCCCAGCGCCAGTCTGGTCCAGTCCACCCCAGGCCATCTGCCTCCCCGAGTcccaacaacagacagcagagaAGCGTCAATCTGGCACAG ATCAAAACAGCGAGACAGCAAGACGCTAATAAGAAGAACTCAATTACTAGATCACCTGCCGTCAAAACCAGTGTGAAACCAGCCAAAGTTAAACAAAGCAGAACAACCTCCCCCTCACCTGAACG GACCCCCCGAAAAACAATCAGCAGACACTCAACCCCGCTGCAGATCGAGCTCCCATCGGTCCCCGAGGAAGATGTTACCATTTGTACTTCTGCCCTCTCTCCTGGTAACTCGAGGCCTGTCAGGACATCAGCTGAAGGTCAGAGTGAGATAATGAGGGATGAAAATCCACCAGAGGCTCCATGTTCGGTCCTGCCCCACAAAGAGACGGCAGCTGTAACCACAACAGCAGGACATGGAG AAGCGCCTCCTCATCCAGCTCCACAGCCTCCTGAAGTCATGAGTAGACCTTCAGCCGGGACTACAGACCGAGTGGAGGCCTCACGTCTCCTGGCTGAAAAGAGAAGAGAGGCCCGACTACAACGGGAGAGAGAGGACCAGGAGCGTCTGCAAAGAGAGGAGGCCGAACG GCGGAGTCGTGAGGAACTGGAGCGCAAGAGGGCAGAGGAACGAGCGCGACAGCAGGCCGAAGCTCAGCGTCTCATAGAGGAGAagatgaggagggaggaagaggagcagaggaaaGCTGAGGAAGAGAGAGCTCAGGCTATGATGGAAGCCGCCCTTCTGCAGAAACAG agagaggaggaacaagCCAAAGAGATGGCAAAAGCAGAGCAGATCAAACAAGAGCGAGAAATCGTCGCTCAGAAAGAGGAGGCAGCACGCCAAGTCAGAAAAAAG CGACTGGAGGAGATCATGCGGAGAACCAGAAGGACAGATTCTCCTGATACG aaatCTGCACCAGTGAGGATTTTGCCAAATGAAGCCCGACCAAAGGAAAACACAGAGCCTGTGCACAACGGCACTACAGAAGACGCCGTCAAGCTGCTGGTGGGGACGAAGACCTCACAGCTGGGGCTGAACAACGAGGAAGACATGGTACCTGTTGTGGCCTTCAAAGAACGCAGGTCCCTCAGGACTCTCACAGGCCTCGAGGAGATCCAGACCCACCAACGAGcag AGGTCATCTGA